One Carassius gibelio isolate Cgi1373 ecotype wild population from Czech Republic chromosome B18, carGib1.2-hapl.c, whole genome shotgun sequence DNA segment encodes these proteins:
- the LOC127977041 gene encoding uncharacterized protein LOC127977041 has product MNRPKRNSAGRRSPELQQLLEFRRQCWMSSPTDRKGVTLPYSPEGEWILRNYARLWESISQEEPQRSPPPTQLPAIPEGRVLAVATLGDQLGPSQDPEAPPTTLSLPNKRGRRFSWESTSESSASETALPETKLPQPASDPAVASAPRPRRKRRKRGPAGPVTLSPPVPAAESAGVPVPAADSAGVPVPAAESAGVPVPAAESAGVPVPAAESAGVPVPAAESAGVPVPAAVGVPDPAAERADVPVPAAVSAGVPVPAAERAGVPVPAAVSAGVPEPAAVSVSEPAAVSTGVPEPAKKRAVCKSAVVRAQESAAADSAAKTLVQCISSRKEMPIVLAAKAFSDYLSSLVRILEVPVSPVLSSDPVPRNPECPDVVSPCPVDVVSPCPVNVAPCPVDVPCPVDVVVPCPVDVVPPCPAVVSPRPVSLAPRPVSVAPRPLSAPIMSPVSCPETPPRPSPPRPARTPRRQPSSCPPKTPAPPTHPGLSPMNFVVPPPPLPCLFFLICHPNPAVVYSCLPLLLFVMSCWFVSVSQSVMSVVSRV; this is encoded by the exons atgaaccgaccaaaaaggaactcagcaggcaggaggtccccCGAGCTCCAACAATTGTTGGAGTTCCGTCGACAGTGTTGGATGtcgtcccccaccgacaggaagggggtcaccctcccatactcgcccgagggggagtggatccttcggaattatgcccggctgtgggagagcatctcccaggaggagccacagaggtcccccccacctacccagctgccggcgatcccggagggtcgtgtcctggccgtggcaaccctgggggatcagttaggtccctcccaagatcctgaggcacctcccactaccttaagtctccccaacaagcgagggagacggttttcatgggagtcaacttctgagtcttcggcgtccgagactgccctgcccgagaccaaactcccccaacccgcctctgacccagctgtggcctctgcaccgcgcccaaggaggaagaggaggaagagggggcctgccggtcctgtgaccctgtctcctcccgtgccagcagcggagagcgctggcgtgcccgtgccagcagcggatagcgctggcgtgcccgtgccagcagcggagagcgctggcgtgcccgtgccagcagcggagagcgctggcgtgcccgtgccagcagcggagagcgctggcgtgcccgtgccagcagcggagagcgctggcgtgcccgtgccagcagcggtgggcgtgcccgacccagcagcggagagagctgacgtgcccgtgccagcagcggtgagcgctggcgtgcccgtgccagcagcggagagagctggcgtgcccgtgccagcagcggtgagcgctggcgtgcccgagccagcagcggtgagcgtgtccgagccagcagcggtgagcactggcgtgcccgagccggcaaagaagagggcagtatgcaagtcggcagtcgtgagagcgcaggagagtgccgcggccgactctgcagcaaagactttagttcagtgtatctcatctcgtaaggagatgccaattgtcttagcggctaaagccttttctgattatttgtctagtcttgtccgtatcctagaagtccccgtcagtcctgtcttgtcctcagaccctgtccccagaaatcccgagtgtcctgatgtcgtctccccgtgtcccgtagatgtcgtctccccgtgtcccgtga atgttgccccgtgtcccgtagatgtcccgtgtccagtagatgttgtcgtcccgtgtccagtagatgttgtccccccgtgtccagctgtcgtctccccgcgtcccgtaagtctcgccccgcgtcccgtaagtgttgccccgcgtcccttgtctgctcctatcatgtcccctgtcagttgtcccgagacccctccccgcccctcaccacccagacctgcccgtaccccccgtcgtcagccttcatcctgtcctcctaaaactcctgccccacccactcaccctggtctgtcccccatgaactttgtggtcccgcctcctccccttccctgtttgttttttttgatttgtcaccctaaccctgccgtcgtgtattcatgtctgcctttgttattatttgtcatgtcttgttggtttgtgtcggtgtcccagtctgtcatgtcagtcgtgtcccgtgtttga